The Oceanococcus sp. HetDA_MAG_MS8 genome window below encodes:
- a CDS encoding YicC family protein produces the protein MSTATLHSMTGYARIQASTELGELSLEIRSVNHRYLEVFLRQPEELRSTEIAVRQRLAKDLGRGKLDVNMRLDGSAKPQAQLEFDEAVLNQLGTAYATLSQKLPSVAALDPLALLRWPGVLKETDVDADTVAAQVMAALDEAIQALCASRAEEGQRLAVMLEERLQAIEANVERVRARLPEQTRRWREKLTERLKDISDMDEERRDNALAQFAQRADVDEELDRLGSHVQAVREVMTKAGPVGRKLDFYMQEFNREANTLGSKSLDAEITAVAVDLKVLIEQMREQVQNVE, from the coding sequence ATGAGCACAGCCACTTTGCATTCCATGACCGGCTACGCCCGTATTCAGGCCTCTACTGAGCTGGGTGAGCTCAGCTTAGAAATTCGCAGCGTGAACCATCGTTACCTGGAGGTTTTCCTTCGCCAGCCGGAGGAGTTGCGGAGTACAGAAATCGCAGTGCGCCAACGTCTGGCCAAAGACCTTGGGCGTGGCAAGCTCGATGTGAATATGCGCCTGGACGGTAGCGCCAAGCCGCAGGCCCAGCTCGAGTTTGATGAGGCGGTATTGAATCAGCTGGGCACGGCCTACGCTACCTTGAGCCAGAAGCTGCCCTCTGTGGCGGCCTTGGACCCGCTGGCCTTATTACGTTGGCCGGGAGTTCTTAAGGAAACTGACGTCGATGCAGATACCGTTGCGGCTCAGGTTATGGCAGCACTGGACGAGGCTATCCAGGCATTGTGTGCTAGCCGCGCAGAAGAGGGGCAGCGCTTAGCCGTCATGCTTGAAGAGCGTCTGCAAGCTATCGAGGCCAATGTGGAGCGGGTTCGCGCACGTCTGCCAGAGCAAACTCGCCGCTGGCGCGAAAAGCTGACTGAACGCCTCAAAGATATTTCCGACATGGACGAAGAGCGTCGCGATAACGCTCTGGCCCAGTTCGCGCAGCGCGCCGATGTAGACGAAGAGTTAGACCGACTCGGCAGCCACGTGCAGGCCGTGCGCGAAGTCATGACCAAGGCCGGACCCGTTGGCCGCAAGCTCGACTTTTACATGCAGGAGTTCAACCGCGAGGCCAATACCTTGGGCTCCAAGTCATTAGACGCCGAAATCACGGCAGTGGCTGTAGACCTGAAAGTGCTCATCGAGCAGATGCGCGAGCAGGTGCAGAATGTGGAGTGA
- a CDS encoding DUF1513 domain-containing protein, with translation MRRRQLLGGLAAGALLGAGGSAWHITRSRQGMLVSCVRKTSGGYAVVAFDPVTAEVYWDCLLPARGHAIAVSPGGDHLAVFARRPGQWVWIIAAQDGRLLRTLAVPNKAQFNGHGLFAADGQQVWVSATSYATHGQPRGEILQFDWGRARLEQRWSSAGLDPHECALHGDCLVVANGGYAEQYANGDDKRLVAEQPPNLAWLDAATGGVKRIDTLADPKLSIRHLDVGPQGVFVGFQHADGPLAQTPLLGRARSNGPLVMLEPPVEGWEAWYGYVLSVHLQANKGQVLATSPRSGRMGVWDALSGAALQSRPLADVSGVAAQGDSWWASSGHGVIAGASQERYLMPNWQFDNHMVAIPRA, from the coding sequence ATGCGTAGGCGTCAGCTTCTGGGTGGTTTGGCGGCGGGCGCGCTGCTGGGGGCCGGTGGTTCTGCTTGGCACATCACCCGATCCCGACAGGGAATGCTGGTGAGCTGTGTTCGCAAGACAAGTGGCGGTTATGCGGTGGTTGCCTTCGATCCGGTGACGGCCGAGGTGTACTGGGATTGCCTCTTGCCGGCGCGTGGTCATGCGATTGCTGTGAGCCCTGGTGGCGATCACCTCGCAGTCTTCGCTCGGCGGCCAGGGCAATGGGTGTGGATTATTGCAGCCCAGGATGGGAGGCTACTGCGCACCCTGGCTGTGCCGAATAAGGCCCAATTTAATGGACATGGACTATTTGCAGCTGATGGACAGCAGGTCTGGGTGTCGGCCACCTCCTATGCGACACATGGCCAGCCTCGCGGCGAAATTCTCCAGTTTGATTGGGGCCGTGCGCGGCTAGAGCAGCGCTGGTCTTCAGCCGGACTGGACCCCCATGAGTGCGCCCTGCATGGAGATTGTCTCGTGGTTGCAAATGGCGGTTACGCTGAGCAGTACGCCAACGGCGATGACAAGCGCTTAGTCGCCGAGCAGCCGCCTAATCTGGCCTGGCTGGATGCAGCGACCGGCGGTGTTAAGCGTATTGATACCTTGGCGGATCCCAAGCTCAGCATTCGACATCTGGACGTTGGGCCACAGGGGGTTTTTGTCGGTTTCCAGCATGCCGATGGCCCTCTAGCTCAAACCCCACTATTGGGCCGCGCGCGCAGTAACGGCCCCTTGGTCATGCTGGAGCCTCCCGTCGAGGGTTGGGAAGCGTGGTATGGCTACGTTCTGAGTGTTCACCTGCAGGCGAATAAAGGGCAGGTCTTGGCAACCAGCCCGCGTTCGGGGCGCATGGGAGTTTGGGATGCCTTGAGCGGCGCGGCTTTGCAGAGTCGGCCTTTGGCGGATGTGTCAGGAGTGGCGGCTCAGGGTGATTCTTGGTGGGCCAGCTCCGGCCATGGCGTGATTGCCGGTGCTTCGCAAGAGCGTTATCTCATGCCGAATTGGCAATTTGACAACCATATGGTTGCGATTCCACGCGCATAA
- a CDS encoding glyceraldehyde-3-phosphate dehydrogenase, with protein sequence MTSADLDLTIAQWDDEERAAEAMVPLVGQLYRNRSVEVSVYGQLLVKRAVSDILKAHEFSRQVEDAAIHPSESLKIVELLGRMPVERAHVDVGKLATRFRSAESGLTLEAFLQAELAPALEATKEDAPHAEQKDVVLFGFGRIGRIVARLLCDRPGSQHGARLRAIVVRKGKGDDLEKRASLLRFDSVHGPFKGIIDVDRENQAMIINGQRVQVIYADKPEAVDYAAHGISGAVLVDNTGAWRDEEGLSRHLSSGAISQVVLTAPGKGDLKNIVHGLNQDMIAADDQIISAASCTTNAIAPVLKAINDKYGIVSGHMETVHSYTNDQNLIDNYHGANRRGRSAPLNMVLTETGATKAVGKALPELVGKLTGSSVRVPTANVSLAVLSLNLEGSPSTEELNDYLRHMAMHSELQKQIGFSKAADAVSSDFVGMRSTGVVDGPATQTAPNRCVVYVWYDNEFGYTCQVVRILRQLTHSTLRVFPS encoded by the coding sequence ATGACGAGTGCAGATCTGGACCTGACAATTGCTCAATGGGATGACGAAGAGCGGGCGGCGGAGGCCATGGTTCCCCTGGTTGGTCAGCTTTACCGCAATCGCTCGGTAGAAGTCTCGGTATACGGGCAGTTACTGGTCAAGCGGGCGGTGAGTGACATCCTCAAGGCGCATGAATTCTCCCGCCAAGTAGAAGATGCAGCGATTCATCCCAGTGAGAGCCTAAAAATCGTTGAGCTTTTGGGGCGTATGCCAGTAGAGCGGGCGCATGTGGACGTGGGCAAGTTGGCGACGCGCTTTCGTAGTGCTGAGTCGGGCCTGACTCTGGAGGCCTTTTTGCAGGCCGAGTTAGCGCCGGCGCTAGAAGCCACCAAAGAAGACGCTCCGCATGCCGAACAAAAAGATGTGGTGCTATTCGGCTTCGGTCGTATCGGCCGTATCGTGGCGCGTCTGCTTTGCGATCGCCCCGGCAGCCAACATGGGGCACGGCTGCGCGCCATCGTAGTCCGCAAAGGCAAGGGCGATGATCTGGAAAAGCGGGCCAGCCTATTGCGCTTCGATTCCGTACATGGACCCTTCAAAGGCATCATTGACGTAGATCGTGAAAATCAGGCCATGATCATTAATGGCCAACGGGTGCAGGTGATCTATGCCGATAAACCAGAAGCCGTGGACTACGCAGCTCACGGTATTTCCGGGGCTGTATTGGTCGATAACACCGGGGCGTGGCGTGACGAGGAAGGCCTCAGTCGGCACCTGAGCTCCGGAGCCATTTCCCAGGTTGTGCTCACCGCCCCTGGCAAAGGCGACCTAAAAAATATCGTTCACGGCCTTAATCAGGACATGATTGCCGCCGACGATCAGATCATTTCCGCAGCATCCTGCACCACCAACGCCATCGCGCCCGTGCTCAAAGCCATCAATGACAAGTACGGCATTGTGAGCGGCCATATGGAGACGGTGCACTCCTACACGAATGACCAGAACCTGATTGATAACTATCACGGTGCCAATCGTCGCGGACGCAGTGCACCGCTGAATATGGTGCTGACCGAAACCGGAGCCACCAAGGCGGTCGGCAAGGCATTGCCGGAACTGGTTGGGAAGTTAACGGGGTCCTCTGTGCGGGTGCCAACGGCAAACGTTTCCTTGGCCGTGTTGTCCTTGAACCTAGAGGGCAGCCCGAGCACGGAGGAATTGAACGACTACCTGCGTCATATGGCCATGCACTCAGAACTGCAAAAACAAATTGGCTTCTCCAAGGCGGCTGATGCGGTATCCAGCGACTTCGTGGGCATGCGTAGCACTGGGGTTGTCGATGGCCCAGCAACGCAAACGGCACCGAACCGCTGCGTGGTGTATGTGTGGTACGACAATGAGTTCGGCTACACCTGTCAGGTGGTGCGGATCCTGCGCCAGCTCACGCACAGCACCTTGCGGGTGTTCCCGAGTTAA
- the ggt gene encoding gamma-glutamyltransferase, giving the protein MTTRFLSLVFLGLAVLSTHASAADRITGAPFATRSEVLARQGMAATSHPLASQAALDILKAGGSAVDAAIAANAVLGLVEPVGNGIGGDLFAMVWEADAEKLHGLNASGRSPKSLDLAKLKALAPDGIPPYGPLPVTVPGCVDGWFTLHQRFGKLPMAQVLAPAIRYATQGFAVTELVAYYWDKSVPRLQSYPGFVEQFTIDGRAPVKGEIWRNPQLARTLQALADEGAEVFYQGRIGRQIGEFMQRHGGFLSPKDMAEHRSEWVEPLSINYRGYEVWELPPNTQGIAALQILNILEGFDIRAAGFGSPEHLHWLIEATKLAFADRAKVYADPHFSPAPIKTLLSNRYARQQRKRIEQGSALQTVTSAVLEQAGDTIYLTTADAEGNMVSLIQSNYRGMGSGMAPDGLGFILQDRGQLFSLDPQHANVYAPGKRPFHTIIPAFITHKGKPWVSFGLMGGSMQPQGHAQIVMNLIDFQMGLQEAGDAPRVFVSGATSPTADHKVSMVDGGRVHLETGFDYTSIRQLMDWGHDVGYAHGPYGGYQAIQRLPNGVYAGASESRKDGMAAGY; this is encoded by the coding sequence ATGACCACCCGATTTCTCAGTCTTGTTTTCCTTGGACTCGCTGTTCTAAGCACTCACGCCAGCGCCGCTGACCGCATCACAGGTGCACCCTTTGCCACTCGGTCGGAGGTCTTGGCCCGTCAGGGAATGGCCGCGACGAGTCACCCACTCGCCAGCCAGGCTGCCCTTGATATTCTCAAAGCCGGCGGCAGCGCCGTCGATGCCGCCATTGCAGCCAATGCTGTTTTGGGCCTGGTGGAGCCGGTCGGCAATGGCATCGGTGGCGACCTTTTCGCCATGGTCTGGGAGGCTGACGCGGAAAAGCTCCATGGTTTAAATGCCAGTGGCCGCTCCCCCAAAAGTTTGGACTTAGCCAAACTCAAAGCTCTGGCACCCGACGGCATTCCGCCCTATGGGCCGCTACCCGTCACCGTTCCTGGCTGTGTGGACGGTTGGTTCACGCTGCATCAACGATTCGGCAAGCTCCCCATGGCGCAGGTGCTAGCGCCTGCTATTCGTTACGCCACTCAGGGCTTTGCAGTGACGGAGTTAGTCGCGTACTACTGGGATAAGTCCGTGCCGCGGCTGCAAAGTTATCCTGGCTTTGTGGAACAGTTCACGATTGATGGGCGCGCGCCAGTCAAAGGAGAGATCTGGCGTAACCCACAATTGGCCCGTACGCTCCAGGCCCTGGCTGATGAAGGAGCTGAGGTCTTTTACCAAGGGCGGATTGGCCGTCAAATCGGGGAGTTCATGCAACGCCATGGTGGTTTTCTCAGCCCCAAAGATATGGCGGAGCACCGCTCAGAGTGGGTAGAACCGCTGAGCATTAACTACCGCGGCTATGAGGTATGGGAGCTCCCCCCAAACACGCAGGGGATTGCTGCATTACAAATACTGAACATCCTGGAAGGCTTCGACATTCGGGCCGCCGGCTTTGGCAGCCCCGAGCATCTGCATTGGCTTATAGAAGCCACCAAGCTGGCCTTTGCCGACCGCGCAAAGGTCTATGCAGACCCTCACTTTAGTCCGGCCCCCATCAAGACTCTGCTCTCCAACCGTTATGCCCGCCAGCAACGCAAGCGTATTGAGCAAGGTTCGGCGCTCCAAACCGTGACTTCGGCTGTATTGGAACAAGCTGGTGACACCATCTACCTCACCACCGCGGACGCCGAGGGCAACATGGTGTCGCTGATTCAGTCGAATTACCGCGGCATGGGCTCTGGCATGGCGCCAGATGGGCTGGGCTTCATCTTACAAGACCGGGGGCAGCTGTTTTCCTTGGACCCACAGCATGCCAATGTCTATGCGCCGGGCAAACGCCCCTTCCACACCATCATTCCTGCCTTTATCACCCATAAGGGAAAACCCTGGGTGAGCTTTGGCTTAATGGGCGGCAGCATGCAGCCCCAAGGACATGCCCAAATTGTCATGAACCTGATTGATTTCCAAATGGGCCTTCAGGAAGCTGGTGATGCGCCGCGCGTGTTTGTGAGTGGGGCCACCAGTCCGACGGCTGATCACAAGGTATCGATGGTTGATGGGGGTCGCGTTCACCTAGAAACGGGCTTTGACTACACCAGCATTCGCCAGCTCATGGACTGGGGCCATGATGTGGGCTACGCCCATGGCCCTTATGGTGGCTACCAAGCCATACAACGTTTGCCCAATGGCGTGTATGCCGGCGCCTCAGAGTCCCGCAAAGACGGCATGGCTGCTGGGTACTGA
- a CDS encoding DUF4149 domain-containing protein — protein sequence MLTDTLLALLLGGMIFFPLVVAPTVFIVLEDEPAGRFLRALFPRYYLYLIVLSGLLAAAFMLSSFWLSATFAAVALSTLWVRQRLMPRINRARDQMLQGDRHAQRLFARGHRLSVSINMLQLLVIVAWWVQLRWPVSL from the coding sequence ATGTTGACAGACACCCTCTTGGCCTTGCTCCTTGGCGGTATGATTTTCTTCCCGCTAGTGGTGGCTCCTACTGTCTTTATCGTCCTGGAAGATGAGCCTGCAGGGCGCTTTTTACGCGCTCTGTTTCCGCGTTACTACCTGTACCTGATTGTGCTTTCTGGCTTGTTGGCGGCGGCTTTTATGCTGAGCTCCTTCTGGCTTAGTGCTACTTTCGCTGCGGTTGCGCTGAGCACCTTGTGGGTTCGCCAGCGTTTGATGCCGCGGATCAATAGGGCCCGAGATCAGATGCTGCAAGGGGACCGCCATGCACAAAGGCTGTTTGCCCGCGGGCATCGCTTGTCTGTGAGCATCAATATGCTGCAGCTGCTGGTGATCGTGGCTTGGTGGGTGCAGCTACGCTGGCCGGTCAGCCTATGA
- a CDS encoding demethoxyubiquinone hydroxylase family protein, which produces MIPSWSELELPPALRAELRTDHAGETGAVWIYRGILSCSMNPAVRRFARGHLRAEQRHLAFFEAWLPPAERSRLLPIWRLAGWTLGALSALGGAFMVYRSIDAVESMVDQHYAAQLQALESYPHARALQQQLSRFREDECSHRDEARDLGPANMGPWAQMWRSIVMSGSQLGVLVSRHI; this is translated from the coding sequence ATGATTCCCAGCTGGAGCGAGCTTGAGCTGCCGCCGGCCCTGCGCGCCGAGCTGCGCACAGATCACGCTGGCGAAACCGGCGCGGTGTGGATTTACCGCGGCATTCTAAGTTGCAGTATGAACCCGGCTGTACGCCGCTTTGCCCGTGGGCATTTGCGTGCTGAGCAGCGCCATTTGGCCTTTTTTGAGGCTTGGCTACCGCCCGCGGAGCGCAGCCGCTTACTGCCAATATGGCGATTGGCCGGCTGGACGCTTGGAGCGCTAAGCGCATTGGGCGGCGCGTTTATGGTGTATCGCAGCATCGATGCGGTGGAAAGCATGGTCGATCAGCACTATGCCGCGCAGTTACAGGCCTTGGAGTCCTACCCACACGCGAGGGCGCTGCAGCAGCAGCTCAGCCGCTTTCGTGAGGATGAGTGTTCCCACCGCGATGAAGCGCGGGACTTGGGTCCAGCCAACATGGGGCCATGGGCGCAAATGTGGCGAAGTATTGTGATGTCTGGCTCCCAGCTTGGTGTGTTGGTTTCGCGTCACATCTAG
- a CDS encoding DUF2189 domain-containing protein — MASDDSSPPMLAPCRDIPITAPWQWLRLAWADIRANPVVSLSYGGLMTMVSWALSIATWYWGNAGLYLGLISGFVFLGPILAMGLYAASAQRAMDIHPVRLRSTLHLAREALGDAMVFALVLLVVFLLWARSAMMVSVFVPAGQGDSWQSWLSFLGVGTAVGAIFCVVVFSASAFSLPMMLDRRSDTITAVLSSVNAVLRNKPAMLMWGTIIVAVVVIDVLTLYLAGWVLLPLLGHAAWHGYRNYLDASAWPARIPEPS, encoded by the coding sequence ATGGCCTCTGACGACTCTAGCCCCCCAATGTTGGCTCCCTGCCGGGATATCCCCATCACAGCGCCTTGGCAATGGTTGAGGTTGGCATGGGCAGACATCCGCGCCAATCCTGTCGTGAGCTTGAGTTATGGCGGCCTTATGACAATGGTCAGTTGGGCCTTGAGTATTGCGACTTGGTATTGGGGCAACGCAGGCCTGTATTTGGGGCTCATCAGTGGATTTGTCTTTTTGGGCCCCATTTTGGCCATGGGTCTCTACGCGGCCAGTGCACAGCGGGCGATGGATATTCACCCCGTGCGCCTGCGCTCCACGCTGCATTTAGCCCGCGAGGCCCTGGGGGACGCTATGGTCTTCGCCTTGGTGCTGCTCGTCGTTTTTCTGCTCTGGGCGCGCTCGGCCATGATGGTTAGCGTCTTCGTTCCGGCTGGGCAAGGCGACTCCTGGCAGAGCTGGCTGAGCTTTTTAGGTGTTGGTACGGCGGTCGGAGCCATATTTTGCGTCGTTGTGTTTAGTGCCAGTGCTTTTTCTTTACCGATGATGCTGGACCGGCGCAGCGACACGATTACGGCAGTCCTGAGTAGTGTGAACGCCGTGCTGCGCAACAAACCTGCGATGCTGATGTGGGGCACCATCATCGTCGCTGTCGTGGTCATCGACGTGCTCACCTTGTATCTGGCTGGCTGGGTGCTGTTGCCGCTATTGGGGCATGCGGCTTGGCATGGATACCGCAATTACCTGGATGCCAGTGCATGGCCGGCGCGCATCCCCGAACCCAGCTAA
- a CDS encoding lysophospholipid acyltransferase family protein, whose amino-acid sequence MSILITGVVRSLAATYRFRWEGQPGVRGPAGHEHCLLAIWHQNLFAGILAQTGRRHVVIVSRSGDGNPVTHLCESLGHTVARGSSRSKGRDKGGQAAKQAMIEALRSGLPGAVTVDGPRGPIYQVKPGIVDMARQTGLPIIPYLPMPRQYWSFSSWDRFRLPYPFTRIDVHYGEPIFVPESATDAQLVEYQERVRVALQDLQLMVSQSHQPAPRRA is encoded by the coding sequence ATGTCCATACTAATTACGGGTGTGGTGCGCAGTTTGGCTGCCACCTACCGCTTCCGTTGGGAGGGCCAGCCTGGCGTTCGTGGCCCAGCCGGTCATGAGCACTGTTTGCTGGCGATTTGGCACCAAAACCTATTCGCGGGCATCTTGGCGCAAACCGGACGACGTCATGTGGTGATCGTGTCTCGCTCCGGTGATGGCAACCCGGTTACGCATTTATGTGAAAGCCTGGGCCATACAGTGGCCCGTGGGAGCTCGCGCAGTAAGGGGCGTGATAAAGGTGGACAAGCAGCCAAGCAGGCCATGATCGAGGCCCTGCGCTCAGGCTTGCCCGGGGCGGTGACCGTAGACGGTCCTCGGGGCCCCATCTATCAGGTGAAACCAGGAATTGTAGATATGGCGCGGCAAACCGGGCTGCCCATCATCCCGTATTTGCCAATGCCCAGACAATATTGGAGCTTTAGCAGCTGGGATCGTTTTCGCCTGCCGTATCCGTTTACCCGCATTGATGTGCACTACGGTGAGCCCATTTTCGTGCCGGAGTCGGCCACTGATGCGCAGCTTGTGGAGTATCAAGAGCGGGTGCGGGTCGCCTTGCAAGATCTACAGCTCATGGTGAGCCAGAGCCATCAGCCAGCGCCGAGGCGCGCTTGA
- a CDS encoding TorF family putative porin — MMNSKRFAQAALIAGVAVSGSAMAELSGNLTVNNNYVWRGLTQTTNEASVSGGMDYAHESGFYAGTWISNVQYGADDNYSYEHDLYFGLSGGDTVAWDVGYLYYNYDNDTNFDFGEVYFSLGMGGLSATAYVLTNTEAAEGPGQDFGAGEATYLSLDYGFETANGLGISFHVGSHDGDFVEAFNGIEGYMDYNVTIAKNGFGLMVSKTDIEEDESTGSQGSPGLSNDDFKFVVSYSVDFDLNP, encoded by the coding sequence ATGATGAATAGCAAGCGCTTTGCACAAGCAGCTTTGATCGCGGGGGTGGCGGTCAGTGGATCAGCCATGGCCGAGTTAAGTGGTAACTTAACGGTCAACAACAACTACGTATGGCGCGGCCTCACGCAAACCACTAACGAAGCATCTGTTTCGGGCGGCATGGACTACGCTCACGAATCAGGCTTCTACGCTGGCACCTGGATTTCCAACGTGCAGTACGGTGCCGACGATAACTACTCTTACGAGCACGATCTGTACTTCGGCCTCTCCGGCGGTGACACCGTCGCTTGGGATGTTGGTTACCTGTATTACAACTACGATAACGACACCAACTTTGACTTTGGTGAGGTGTACTTCAGCCTAGGCATGGGTGGCTTGAGTGCTACCGCTTACGTGTTGACGAATACCGAAGCTGCAGAAGGCCCCGGCCAAGACTTTGGAGCTGGCGAAGCCACCTACTTGTCGCTGGACTACGGCTTTGAAACGGCCAATGGTCTCGGAATCTCCTTCCACGTGGGTAGTCACGACGGTGATTTCGTAGAAGCCTTCAACGGCATCGAAGGGTACATGGACTACAACGTTACCATCGCCAAAAATGGCTTCGGGTTGATGGTCAGCAAAACCGATATCGAAGAAGACGAATCTACCGGTTCTCAGGGCTCCCCTGGGCTGAGCAACGACGACTTCAAATTTGTCGTGTCCTACTCGGTCGATTTCGATCTGAACCCTTAA
- a CDS encoding alpha/beta fold hydrolase, which produces MHNLRVFSPLLVAGVLLSACGGEPKIGNGNDGSSPPVTTSRSGTQEHVVISSPVDSANISFELFEPDQVDPGGSYPLILHGHGYGGSRIQERSGLLAALTAAGYYVISIDQRGFGDSGGDVRVMSPDFEGQDLIHILDWAESLPGLARDSSGNMRLGAYGSSYGGGFQLLLLGADPKNRLDALAPDITWHDLRYSLNPNNVIKSGWVLALVAGGESGSGFRQDDFIRESLVQGLLSNEFPAAASNLFAYHSPVYHCEGLEVEEQDFLLAMPDPGLVPSRRLPKVDVLLTQGMRDTLFNFNEAAANLACLTQMGSRVRLLTHETGHILPASVPDDIADQIDPAFALVTPPAFQSAGGTRSCGNISLDSATLAWFDASLKGQEAAFSAITANLNGICMSLAEGDAIELDRIPRGGRGFSVDINTPQLNSALAVAGSLTGTVARDLVLADIPLGIAGAEGAVVAGIPQLALNVIDALGIGQSECIAPLAQASCDPIYWLALTHRRQGEQQRSIIDDQLTPLRGFGQHGDNLQPLDMTGVAERLAPGDELGLRILGFHAQYPVTWSRDIAVPAATISGEVSIPVIDGSLDAVP; this is translated from the coding sequence ATGCACAATCTACGCGTGTTCAGCCCGCTCCTCGTAGCGGGCGTGCTTCTGTCTGCCTGCGGCGGCGAACCCAAAATCGGCAATGGGAATGATGGCTCCAGCCCGCCCGTCACAACCTCGCGCAGCGGCACCCAAGAGCATGTAGTCATTAGTTCGCCCGTTGATAGTGCCAACATTTCCTTCGAGCTCTTCGAGCCCGATCAGGTAGATCCTGGGGGTAGCTACCCGCTCATCCTGCATGGCCACGGTTACGGCGGTAGCCGCATCCAAGAACGTAGCGGTTTACTCGCAGCACTCACCGCCGCCGGCTACTACGTCATCTCCATAGACCAACGCGGCTTTGGGGATTCGGGCGGTGATGTGCGCGTCATGTCACCAGATTTTGAGGGTCAAGACCTCATTCACATTCTGGACTGGGCAGAAAGCCTACCCGGCCTCGCCCGTGACAGCAGTGGCAATATGCGGCTCGGTGCCTATGGCAGCAGCTATGGTGGAGGTTTCCAACTTCTGCTTCTGGGCGCTGATCCCAAGAACCGCTTGGATGCCCTTGCGCCGGACATCACCTGGCATGACCTGCGCTACAGCCTCAACCCCAACAACGTCATTAAGTCCGGCTGGGTATTGGCCCTGGTCGCGGGGGGAGAGTCTGGGTCCGGGTTCCGTCAAGATGACTTTATTCGCGAAAGCCTCGTCCAAGGCTTGCTCAGTAATGAGTTTCCCGCTGCCGCCAGCAACCTGTTCGCGTACCACAGCCCTGTCTACCACTGCGAAGGCCTAGAGGTGGAGGAGCAAGATTTTCTCCTCGCTATGCCAGATCCAGGGCTGGTACCCTCCCGGCGGCTTCCCAAGGTGGATGTGCTGCTCACCCAAGGGATGCGTGACACCTTGTTTAACTTCAATGAAGCAGCCGCGAATCTCGCCTGCTTAACCCAAATGGGCAGTCGCGTGCGATTGTTGACGCATGAAACCGGCCATATTCTTCCCGCTTCGGTGCCCGATGATATAGCCGACCAAATCGATCCTGCTTTTGCTCTGGTGACTCCACCGGCCTTCCAAAGCGCCGGCGGCACTCGCAGCTGCGGCAATATTTCGCTCGACAGTGCCACTTTGGCTTGGTTCGACGCCAGCTTAAAGGGCCAGGAAGCCGCCTTCTCTGCCATCACCGCAAACCTGAATGGCATCTGTATGAGCTTAGCCGAGGGTGATGCCATCGAGTTGGATCGGATCCCACGGGGTGGGCGCGGCTTCTCTGTGGATATTAATACCCCGCAACTCAACTCAGCCCTCGCCGTGGCTGGTTCGCTGACTGGAACCGTAGCCCGTGACCTGGTTCTTGCAGATATCCCGCTCGGCATTGCGGGCGCCGAAGGCGCGGTAGTTGCGGGCATACCGCAGCTGGCCCTCAATGTGATAGACGCCCTGGGGATCGGCCAAAGCGAATGCATTGCGCCGCTTGCCCAGGCCTCATGCGATCCAATCTACTGGCTAGCCCTGACTCACCGCCGGCAGGGCGAGCAGCAGCGCAGCATTATTGATGACCAACTCACCCCCCTACGCGGCTTTGGCCAACATGGGGACAATCTACAACCCTTAGACATGACGGGCGTCGCCGAGCGGCTCGCCCCCGGCGATGAGCTTGGTTTGCGAATCTTGGGCTTCCATGCCCAGTACCCGGTGACCTGGTCACGCGACATTGCCGTTCCAGCCGCCACTATTTCAGGTGAAGTATCCATTCCGGTCATTGACGGCAGTCTCGACGCTGTCCCCTGA